The following proteins are co-located in the Pochonia chlamydosporia 170 chromosome 6, whole genome shotgun sequence genome:
- a CDS encoding protein yop-1 (similar to Metarhizium acridum CQMa 102 XP_007808775.1), whose translation MSAQEKAQNYLSSLDKELSKYPALNNLERQAGVPKAYAVIGVGALYFFLIIFNLGGQLLTNFAGFVIPGYYSLQALFTSTKDDDTQWLTYWVVFSFFTVIESFFNIVYWFPFYFVFKFVFLLWLSLPMFRGAEIIFRSFLVPTLSRYFQQPASTSAGLRSKTGGLDKSD comes from the exons ATGTCTGCCCAGGAAAAGGCCCAGAATTACCTCAGCAGCTTGGACAAGGAG CTTTCCAAGTACCCTGCGCTTAACAACCTCGAAAGGCAGGCTGGTGTACCCAAGGCTTATGCCGTCATTGGAGTCGGCGCCCTCtacttcttcctcatcatcttcaacctcggTGGTCAGCTCCTCACAAACTTTGCTGGCTTCGTCATCCCCGGGTACTATTCTCTTCAAGCTCTTTTCACCTCTACCAAGGATGATGACACTCAGTGGTTGACT TACTGGGttgttttctccttcttcaccgtcattgagagcttcttcaacattgtctACTGGTTCCCCTTCTACTTTGTCTTCAAGTTTGTTTTCCTTCTGTGGCTGTCTCTGCCCATGTTCCG TGGTGCCGAGATCATTTTCCGATCTTTCCTGGTCCCCACTCTCAGCCGATACTTCCAGCAGCCTGCCTCGACCTCTGCTGGTCTGCGCTCCAAGACTGGCGGCCTTGACAAGTCCGACTAA